A single genomic interval of Eleutherodactylus coqui strain aEleCoq1 chromosome 3, aEleCoq1.hap1, whole genome shotgun sequence harbors:
- the CCDC66 gene encoding coiled-coil domain-containing protein 66 isoform X2: MNLGDGLMLETQILNGKPKLIVAPYGVQDKMAKQAGNKGRTHKTSLKGKNPAQVLHAVQNNNAKTEQPVLKGRSAVGALPPGKPPANVLKELENKHHDQNVQQTQLDPGPAKPVPKKISNMPRQRQQQKPSISAEELRESLVCLTQEQFQKILMTINQGSKPVTTDQAADNDEEDRETKGENIVENEEEVNSGLAEKNALPTTEQTNAQIVSLLSALGERERDKSLQEAKKAQWRRELDEQVALKKKLKEAENDGINLRHREAYGRESSVSERTLSSDLLKNTPFNDYSTPDQEDPMLKTSTGTETSESSPYGRASSFSSPELPAAIRSAFVLGEAAPLDHPFSAVKRQQQKKWLEELNKQREEDAMRKMEEKQKLQENVQQDHWAMHFDSFKKQKNFCQNTMVLQQFENPQATSDPMENIPSPSSHRQQEQFETMKAAEQENVQSQKTGFLRTMTSLLDPVQIEERDRKRLKQLEHQKAIAAQVEEKRRRKQLEEEQRQREEQEEERRLAREREQMQQQYEEDSFKQKQKEEVLDLKTKELYHSMQRAQEEAQRLKQEQRIRHLLQKGHDISNLQKSVAGDTVHPEISGAAICNTDVISDQNVASVMKQGTLTVTSPRKDTAVQTDDLNFVMKPDPASYYKETTWRHERNASPDIPIEFKNQSRKAEVQIKKSHVKRDRNDSSKENTDSYSDVYDQFARTEKQGKEHGRRPDWNKNRPQKKYIPASDRYPRGLQKQREENKMRRQMELLHLVERNSNNLHLRKVNSPEKPSVPREEAKISAQHEDIKTIQEVRKEDRVQKVESSFKRSDSPPVPAVKNRLNHAQKRSTPPLTSVYNGNTVSIQRHVTPDLEKLESDRPPSSRFVPYVRTKEIYYLDPHAPMSRPSTHEPQHNLTGNDQESLQMFSTDHARDPLLNPNVIRNKDRQQAILRGLSELRKGLLQKQRELETGLIPDI; encoded by the exons AGATGGACTAATGCTTGAAACTCAGATTTTGAATGGCAAACCCAAGCTTATCGTGGCTCCCTATG gggtACAAGATAAGATGGCTAAACAG GCGGGTAACAAGGGAAGGACACACAAAACGTCTCTGAAAGGGAAGAATCCGGCTCAGGTCCTGCACGCGGTACAGAACAACAATGCCAAGACAGAGCAGCCGGTGCTGAAGGGCAGATCTGCAGTTGGAGCGTTGCCCCCTGGTAAACCTCCTGCCAATGTACTCAAGGAACTTGAAAACAAACACCATGACCAGAATGTGCAGCAAACACAGCTGGATCCTGGGCCAGCAAAGCCTGTGCCCAAAAAGATATCTAACATGCCAAGGCAGAGACAACAACAGAAGCCATCAATCTCTGCTGAGGAACTAAGGGAGAGTCTAGTATGTCTCACCCAGGAGCAGTTCCAAAAAATTCTAATGACCATCAATCAAGGTAGCAAACCAGTCACAACTGACCAGGCAGCTGACAACG atGAGGAAGATCGAGAAACAAAAGGGGAAAACATTGTAGAAAACGAAGAGGAGGTCAACAGTGGGCTAGCAGAGAAAAATGCTCTTCCTACCACTGAGCAGACCAATGC GCAGATAGTCAGCTTGTTGAGTGCGCTGGGAGAACGGGAGAGAGACAAGAGTCTGCAGGAAGCAAAGAAAGCCCAGTGGAGGAGAGAGCTGG aTGAACAAGTGGCTCTAAAGAAGAAGTTAAAGGAGGCTGAAAACGATGGAATTAACCTGAGGCATCGAGAAGCATACGGCAGAGAATCTTCTGTTTCAGAGAGGACACTCTCTTCTGATCTGCTAAAA AATACACCTTTCAATGATTACAGCACTCCAGACCAAGAAGATCCTATGCTAAAGACATCCACTGGTACAGAAACTAGCGAGTCCTCCCCATATGGAAGAGCTTCGTCTTTTAGCTCCCCTGAGCTTCCTGCTGCTATTCGTAGTGCATTTGTTTTAGGG GAAGCAGCTCCACTGGACCATCCTTTTAGTGCTGTAAAGCGTCAACAGCAAAAGAAATGGTTAGAAGAACTGAACAAGCAAAGGGAGGAAGATGCCATGCGTAAAATGGAAGAAAAGCAGAAGCTTCAAGAG AACGTTCAGCAGGATCACTGGGCAATGCACTTTGATTCTtttaagaaacaaaaaaacttcTGTCAGAATACTATGGTACTTCAGCAATTTGAAAATCCTCAAGCGACATCGGACCCGATGGAGAATATACCATCTCCTTCAAGTCATCGCCAACAGGAACAGTTTGAAACTATGAAAGCAGCTGAGCAAGAAAATGTTCAAAGTCAGAAAACTGG CTTCCTGCGTACTATGACCTCTTTGTTAGACCCTGTACAGATTGAGGAAAGGGATCGAAAGAGATTAAAGCAACTAGAACATCAG AAAGCCATAGCAGCTCAAGTGGAGGAAAAGCGCAGGAGAAAGCAGTTGGAAGAGGAACAAAGGCAAAGGGAagaacaggaggaggagaggcGACTGGCGAGAGAACGGGAACAGATGCAACAACAGTATGAGGAGGACTCGTTTAAACAGAAACAAAAAGAA GAGGTTCTTGACCTGAAGACGAAAGAATTGTACCACAGTATGCAGAGGGCACAAGAAGAAGCGCAGCGGCTGAAGCAAGAGCAGCGGATACGTCACTTGCTACAGAAGGGACACGATATATCTAACCTACAGAAAAGTGTAGCTG GTGACACTGTGCATCCGGAGATCAGCGGGGCTGCTATCTGCAACACTGATGTTATATCAGATCAGAATGTCGCCAGTGTTATGAAACAAGGCACTTTAACAGTTACTTCACCAAGAAAGGATACGGCTGTTCAGACAG ATGACTTGAATTTTGTAATGAAGCCAGATCCTGCCTCATATTACAAAGAGACGACATGGAGACATGAGCGCAATGCCTCTCCTGATATTCCCATAGAGTTCAAGAACCAATCTCGCAAAGCTGAGGTACAAATAAAAAAGTCACATGTCAAGCGAGACAGAAATGACTCCAGCAAAGAAAACACAGATTCCTACAGTGATGTTTACGACCAGTTCGCAAGAACAGAAAAGCAGGGTAAAGAGCACGGTCGCAGACCGGACTGGAATAAAAACCGACCTCAAAAGAAATATATCCCCGCTTCAGATCGCTATCCCAGAGGGCTTCAGAAGCAAAGGGAGGAGAACAAAATGCGGAGACAGATGGAACTGCTGCATTTGGTGGAAAGAAATTCTAATAACTTGCACTTAAGAAAAGTCAATTCCCCAGAGAAACCTTCAGTTCCTCGAGAAGAAGCCAAGATCTCTGCACAACATGAAGACATAAAAACTATACAGGAGGTCAGAAAG gagGACAGAGTGCAGAAAGTTGAATCAAGTTTCAAGAG ATCAGACTCTCCACCAGTTCCTGCTGTGAAGAACAGATTAAATCACGCTCAGAAGAGATCCACACCTCCTCTTACTTCAGTTTACAATGGAAATACCGTGTCCATCCAAAGGCATGTCACCCCGGACCTTGAGAAATTGGAATCTGACCGACCTCCATCCTCACGTTTTGTTCCATATGTTCGGACAAAAGAGATTTATTATTTAGATCCTCATGCCCCTATGTCCAGACCTTCAACACATGAACCCCAGCACAATCTGACAG GTAATGACCAGGAATCTCTACAAATGTTCAGCACTGATCATGCAAGAGACCCTTTGCTAAATCCTAATGTCATCAGAAATAAGGACCGACAGCAAGCCATACTAAGGGGATTGTCGGAACTAAGGAAG GGCTTGCTACAGAAACAAAGGGAACTGGAGACCGGGTTGATACCAGACATCTAA
- the CCDC66 gene encoding coiled-coil domain-containing protein 66 isoform X5 yields the protein MNLGDGLMLETQILNGKPKLIVAPYGVQDKMAKQAGNKGRTHKTSLKGKNPAQVLHAVQNNNAKTEQPVLKGRSAVGALPPGKPPANVLKELENKHHDQNVQQTQLDPGPAKPVPKKISNMPRQRQQQKPSISAEELRESLVCLTQEQFQKILMTINQGSKPVTTDQAADNDEEDRETKGENIVENEEEVNSGLAEKNALPTTEQTNAQIVSLLSALGERERDKSLQEAKKAQWRRELDEQVALKKKLKEAENDGINLRHREAYGRESSVSERTLSSDLLKNTPFNDYSTPDQEDPMLKTSTGTETSESSPYGRASSFSSPELPAAIRSAFVLGEAAPLDHPFSAVKRQQQKKWLEELNKQREEDAMRKMEEKQKLQENVQQDHWAMHFDSFKKQKNFCQNTMVLQQFENPQATSDPMENIPSPSSHRQQEQFETMKAAEQENVQSQKTGFLRTMTSLLDPVQIEERDRKRLKQLEHQKAIAAQVEEKRRRKQLEEEQRQREEQEEERRLAREREQMQQQYEEDSFKQKQKEEVLDLKTKELYHSMQRAQEEAQRLKQEQRIRHLLQKGHDISNLQKSVADDLNFVMKPDPASYYKETTWRHERNASPDIPIEFKNQSRKAEVQIKKSHVKRDRNDSSKENTDSYSDVYDQFARTEKQGKEHGRRPDWNKNRPQKKYIPASDRYPRGLQKQREENKMRRQMELLHLVERNSNNLHLRKVNSPEKPSVPREEAKISAQHEDIKTIQEVRKQEDRVQKVESSFKRSDSPPVPAVKNRLNHAQKRSTPPLTSVYNGNTVSIQRHVTPDLEKLESDRPPSSRFVPYVRTKEIYYLDPHAPMSRPSTHEPQHNLTGNDQESLQMFSTDHARDPLLNPNVIRNKDRQQAILRGLSELRKGLLQKQRELETGLIPDI from the exons AGATGGACTAATGCTTGAAACTCAGATTTTGAATGGCAAACCCAAGCTTATCGTGGCTCCCTATG gggtACAAGATAAGATGGCTAAACAG GCGGGTAACAAGGGAAGGACACACAAAACGTCTCTGAAAGGGAAGAATCCGGCTCAGGTCCTGCACGCGGTACAGAACAACAATGCCAAGACAGAGCAGCCGGTGCTGAAGGGCAGATCTGCAGTTGGAGCGTTGCCCCCTGGTAAACCTCCTGCCAATGTACTCAAGGAACTTGAAAACAAACACCATGACCAGAATGTGCAGCAAACACAGCTGGATCCTGGGCCAGCAAAGCCTGTGCCCAAAAAGATATCTAACATGCCAAGGCAGAGACAACAACAGAAGCCATCAATCTCTGCTGAGGAACTAAGGGAGAGTCTAGTATGTCTCACCCAGGAGCAGTTCCAAAAAATTCTAATGACCATCAATCAAGGTAGCAAACCAGTCACAACTGACCAGGCAGCTGACAACG atGAGGAAGATCGAGAAACAAAAGGGGAAAACATTGTAGAAAACGAAGAGGAGGTCAACAGTGGGCTAGCAGAGAAAAATGCTCTTCCTACCACTGAGCAGACCAATGC GCAGATAGTCAGCTTGTTGAGTGCGCTGGGAGAACGGGAGAGAGACAAGAGTCTGCAGGAAGCAAAGAAAGCCCAGTGGAGGAGAGAGCTGG aTGAACAAGTGGCTCTAAAGAAGAAGTTAAAGGAGGCTGAAAACGATGGAATTAACCTGAGGCATCGAGAAGCATACGGCAGAGAATCTTCTGTTTCAGAGAGGACACTCTCTTCTGATCTGCTAAAA AATACACCTTTCAATGATTACAGCACTCCAGACCAAGAAGATCCTATGCTAAAGACATCCACTGGTACAGAAACTAGCGAGTCCTCCCCATATGGAAGAGCTTCGTCTTTTAGCTCCCCTGAGCTTCCTGCTGCTATTCGTAGTGCATTTGTTTTAGGG GAAGCAGCTCCACTGGACCATCCTTTTAGTGCTGTAAAGCGTCAACAGCAAAAGAAATGGTTAGAAGAACTGAACAAGCAAAGGGAGGAAGATGCCATGCGTAAAATGGAAGAAAAGCAGAAGCTTCAAGAG AACGTTCAGCAGGATCACTGGGCAATGCACTTTGATTCTtttaagaaacaaaaaaacttcTGTCAGAATACTATGGTACTTCAGCAATTTGAAAATCCTCAAGCGACATCGGACCCGATGGAGAATATACCATCTCCTTCAAGTCATCGCCAACAGGAACAGTTTGAAACTATGAAAGCAGCTGAGCAAGAAAATGTTCAAAGTCAGAAAACTGG CTTCCTGCGTACTATGACCTCTTTGTTAGACCCTGTACAGATTGAGGAAAGGGATCGAAAGAGATTAAAGCAACTAGAACATCAG AAAGCCATAGCAGCTCAAGTGGAGGAAAAGCGCAGGAGAAAGCAGTTGGAAGAGGAACAAAGGCAAAGGGAagaacaggaggaggagaggcGACTGGCGAGAGAACGGGAACAGATGCAACAACAGTATGAGGAGGACTCGTTTAAACAGAAACAAAAAGAA GAGGTTCTTGACCTGAAGACGAAAGAATTGTACCACAGTATGCAGAGGGCACAAGAAGAAGCGCAGCGGCTGAAGCAAGAGCAGCGGATACGTCACTTGCTACAGAAGGGACACGATATATCTAACCTACAGAAAAGTGTAGCTG ATGACTTGAATTTTGTAATGAAGCCAGATCCTGCCTCATATTACAAAGAGACGACATGGAGACATGAGCGCAATGCCTCTCCTGATATTCCCATAGAGTTCAAGAACCAATCTCGCAAAGCTGAGGTACAAATAAAAAAGTCACATGTCAAGCGAGACAGAAATGACTCCAGCAAAGAAAACACAGATTCCTACAGTGATGTTTACGACCAGTTCGCAAGAACAGAAAAGCAGGGTAAAGAGCACGGTCGCAGACCGGACTGGAATAAAAACCGACCTCAAAAGAAATATATCCCCGCTTCAGATCGCTATCCCAGAGGGCTTCAGAAGCAAAGGGAGGAGAACAAAATGCGGAGACAGATGGAACTGCTGCATTTGGTGGAAAGAAATTCTAATAACTTGCACTTAAGAAAAGTCAATTCCCCAGAGAAACCTTCAGTTCCTCGAGAAGAAGCCAAGATCTCTGCACAACATGAAGACATAAAAACTATACAGGAGGTCAGAAAG caggagGACAGAGTGCAGAAAGTTGAATCAAGTTTCAAGAG ATCAGACTCTCCACCAGTTCCTGCTGTGAAGAACAGATTAAATCACGCTCAGAAGAGATCCACACCTCCTCTTACTTCAGTTTACAATGGAAATACCGTGTCCATCCAAAGGCATGTCACCCCGGACCTTGAGAAATTGGAATCTGACCGACCTCCATCCTCACGTTTTGTTCCATATGTTCGGACAAAAGAGATTTATTATTTAGATCCTCATGCCCCTATGTCCAGACCTTCAACACATGAACCCCAGCACAATCTGACAG GTAATGACCAGGAATCTCTACAAATGTTCAGCACTGATCATGCAAGAGACCCTTTGCTAAATCCTAATGTCATCAGAAATAAGGACCGACAGCAAGCCATACTAAGGGGATTGTCGGAACTAAGGAAG GGCTTGCTACAGAAACAAAGGGAACTGGAGACCGGGTTGATACCAGACATCTAA
- the CCDC66 gene encoding coiled-coil domain-containing protein 66 isoform X1, whose amino-acid sequence MNLGDGLMLETQILNGKPKLIVAPYGVQDKMAKQAGNKGRTHKTSLKGKNPAQVLHAVQNNNAKTEQPVLKGRSAVGALPPGKPPANVLKELENKHHDQNVQQTQLDPGPAKPVPKKISNMPRQRQQQKPSISAEELRESLVCLTQEQFQKILMTINQGSKPVTTDQAADNDEEDRETKGENIVENEEEVNSGLAEKNALPTTEQTNAQIVSLLSALGERERDKSLQEAKKAQWRRELDEQVALKKKLKEAENDGINLRHREAYGRESSVSERTLSSDLLKNTPFNDYSTPDQEDPMLKTSTGTETSESSPYGRASSFSSPELPAAIRSAFVLGEAAPLDHPFSAVKRQQQKKWLEELNKQREEDAMRKMEEKQKLQENVQQDHWAMHFDSFKKQKNFCQNTMVLQQFENPQATSDPMENIPSPSSHRQQEQFETMKAAEQENVQSQKTGFLRTMTSLLDPVQIEERDRKRLKQLEHQKAIAAQVEEKRRRKQLEEEQRQREEQEEERRLAREREQMQQQYEEDSFKQKQKEEVLDLKTKELYHSMQRAQEEAQRLKQEQRIRHLLQKGHDISNLQKSVAGDTVHPEISGAAICNTDVISDQNVASVMKQGTLTVTSPRKDTAVQTDDLNFVMKPDPASYYKETTWRHERNASPDIPIEFKNQSRKAEVQIKKSHVKRDRNDSSKENTDSYSDVYDQFARTEKQGKEHGRRPDWNKNRPQKKYIPASDRYPRGLQKQREENKMRRQMELLHLVERNSNNLHLRKVNSPEKPSVPREEAKISAQHEDIKTIQEVRKQEDRVQKVESSFKRSDSPPVPAVKNRLNHAQKRSTPPLTSVYNGNTVSIQRHVTPDLEKLESDRPPSSRFVPYVRTKEIYYLDPHAPMSRPSTHEPQHNLTGNDQESLQMFSTDHARDPLLNPNVIRNKDRQQAILRGLSELRKGLLQKQRELETGLIPDI is encoded by the exons AGATGGACTAATGCTTGAAACTCAGATTTTGAATGGCAAACCCAAGCTTATCGTGGCTCCCTATG gggtACAAGATAAGATGGCTAAACAG GCGGGTAACAAGGGAAGGACACACAAAACGTCTCTGAAAGGGAAGAATCCGGCTCAGGTCCTGCACGCGGTACAGAACAACAATGCCAAGACAGAGCAGCCGGTGCTGAAGGGCAGATCTGCAGTTGGAGCGTTGCCCCCTGGTAAACCTCCTGCCAATGTACTCAAGGAACTTGAAAACAAACACCATGACCAGAATGTGCAGCAAACACAGCTGGATCCTGGGCCAGCAAAGCCTGTGCCCAAAAAGATATCTAACATGCCAAGGCAGAGACAACAACAGAAGCCATCAATCTCTGCTGAGGAACTAAGGGAGAGTCTAGTATGTCTCACCCAGGAGCAGTTCCAAAAAATTCTAATGACCATCAATCAAGGTAGCAAACCAGTCACAACTGACCAGGCAGCTGACAACG atGAGGAAGATCGAGAAACAAAAGGGGAAAACATTGTAGAAAACGAAGAGGAGGTCAACAGTGGGCTAGCAGAGAAAAATGCTCTTCCTACCACTGAGCAGACCAATGC GCAGATAGTCAGCTTGTTGAGTGCGCTGGGAGAACGGGAGAGAGACAAGAGTCTGCAGGAAGCAAAGAAAGCCCAGTGGAGGAGAGAGCTGG aTGAACAAGTGGCTCTAAAGAAGAAGTTAAAGGAGGCTGAAAACGATGGAATTAACCTGAGGCATCGAGAAGCATACGGCAGAGAATCTTCTGTTTCAGAGAGGACACTCTCTTCTGATCTGCTAAAA AATACACCTTTCAATGATTACAGCACTCCAGACCAAGAAGATCCTATGCTAAAGACATCCACTGGTACAGAAACTAGCGAGTCCTCCCCATATGGAAGAGCTTCGTCTTTTAGCTCCCCTGAGCTTCCTGCTGCTATTCGTAGTGCATTTGTTTTAGGG GAAGCAGCTCCACTGGACCATCCTTTTAGTGCTGTAAAGCGTCAACAGCAAAAGAAATGGTTAGAAGAACTGAACAAGCAAAGGGAGGAAGATGCCATGCGTAAAATGGAAGAAAAGCAGAAGCTTCAAGAG AACGTTCAGCAGGATCACTGGGCAATGCACTTTGATTCTtttaagaaacaaaaaaacttcTGTCAGAATACTATGGTACTTCAGCAATTTGAAAATCCTCAAGCGACATCGGACCCGATGGAGAATATACCATCTCCTTCAAGTCATCGCCAACAGGAACAGTTTGAAACTATGAAAGCAGCTGAGCAAGAAAATGTTCAAAGTCAGAAAACTGG CTTCCTGCGTACTATGACCTCTTTGTTAGACCCTGTACAGATTGAGGAAAGGGATCGAAAGAGATTAAAGCAACTAGAACATCAG AAAGCCATAGCAGCTCAAGTGGAGGAAAAGCGCAGGAGAAAGCAGTTGGAAGAGGAACAAAGGCAAAGGGAagaacaggaggaggagaggcGACTGGCGAGAGAACGGGAACAGATGCAACAACAGTATGAGGAGGACTCGTTTAAACAGAAACAAAAAGAA GAGGTTCTTGACCTGAAGACGAAAGAATTGTACCACAGTATGCAGAGGGCACAAGAAGAAGCGCAGCGGCTGAAGCAAGAGCAGCGGATACGTCACTTGCTACAGAAGGGACACGATATATCTAACCTACAGAAAAGTGTAGCTG GTGACACTGTGCATCCGGAGATCAGCGGGGCTGCTATCTGCAACACTGATGTTATATCAGATCAGAATGTCGCCAGTGTTATGAAACAAGGCACTTTAACAGTTACTTCACCAAGAAAGGATACGGCTGTTCAGACAG ATGACTTGAATTTTGTAATGAAGCCAGATCCTGCCTCATATTACAAAGAGACGACATGGAGACATGAGCGCAATGCCTCTCCTGATATTCCCATAGAGTTCAAGAACCAATCTCGCAAAGCTGAGGTACAAATAAAAAAGTCACATGTCAAGCGAGACAGAAATGACTCCAGCAAAGAAAACACAGATTCCTACAGTGATGTTTACGACCAGTTCGCAAGAACAGAAAAGCAGGGTAAAGAGCACGGTCGCAGACCGGACTGGAATAAAAACCGACCTCAAAAGAAATATATCCCCGCTTCAGATCGCTATCCCAGAGGGCTTCAGAAGCAAAGGGAGGAGAACAAAATGCGGAGACAGATGGAACTGCTGCATTTGGTGGAAAGAAATTCTAATAACTTGCACTTAAGAAAAGTCAATTCCCCAGAGAAACCTTCAGTTCCTCGAGAAGAAGCCAAGATCTCTGCACAACATGAAGACATAAAAACTATACAGGAGGTCAGAAAG caggagGACAGAGTGCAGAAAGTTGAATCAAGTTTCAAGAG ATCAGACTCTCCACCAGTTCCTGCTGTGAAGAACAGATTAAATCACGCTCAGAAGAGATCCACACCTCCTCTTACTTCAGTTTACAATGGAAATACCGTGTCCATCCAAAGGCATGTCACCCCGGACCTTGAGAAATTGGAATCTGACCGACCTCCATCCTCACGTTTTGTTCCATATGTTCGGACAAAAGAGATTTATTATTTAGATCCTCATGCCCCTATGTCCAGACCTTCAACACATGAACCCCAGCACAATCTGACAG GTAATGACCAGGAATCTCTACAAATGTTCAGCACTGATCATGCAAGAGACCCTTTGCTAAATCCTAATGTCATCAGAAATAAGGACCGACAGCAAGCCATACTAAGGGGATTGTCGGAACTAAGGAAG GGCTTGCTACAGAAACAAAGGGAACTGGAGACCGGGTTGATACCAGACATCTAA